In one window of Candidatus Scalindua sp. DNA:
- a CDS encoding DUF58 domain-containing protein: MQKLVSNLFEGVFFSFLKTTRGLELDELRQYQPGDEFRSIDWKATTRTGRLHVRLKLVDRRTCIFFLIDRSGSKKFGSSRFTKGDIQTSIISLLVQSATEAGNQVSFITFTDRVERYVPPQSGQKENFKVFESLTCNKACGGLTDLNCAFEFLDTLQTAPSLVFVLSDFLAPCNYEGSLKSLAAKHDIVPMIISDFRDETLPKVRGFVAVRDLETDELKYLDLSQGLESNQQNKQLFHRLNLECLTLRTDQDEEQWARLLLEYFDKKLRRRSRLRK, from the coding sequence ATGCAAAAATTAGTTTCAAACCTTTTTGAAGGGGTATTTTTTAGTTTTTTAAAGACGACCAGGGGCCTTGAGCTTGATGAATTACGACAGTATCAACCAGGTGATGAGTTTCGATCCATAGATTGGAAGGCGACTACAAGGACAGGTCGGTTGCATGTTAGATTGAAGTTGGTGGATCGAAGGACCTGCATCTTTTTCCTGATAGACAGGAGCGGATCAAAGAAATTTGGTTCTTCACGTTTTACCAAGGGGGATATTCAGACTTCTATAATATCTCTCCTTGTGCAATCGGCCACAGAGGCAGGCAACCAGGTAAGTTTCATAACGTTTACTGACAGGGTTGAAAGATATGTTCCGCCACAATCGGGGCAAAAAGAAAATTTCAAGGTATTTGAAAGTCTTACCTGTAATAAGGCATGTGGAGGACTCACAGACTTGAATTGCGCTTTTGAGTTTCTGGATACTTTGCAAACTGCTCCTTCGCTCGTCTTTGTCCTGTCTGATTTTCTCGCACCCTGTAATTATGAGGGCTCGTTAAAATCTTTGGCCGCTAAACATGACATTGTTCCCATGATAATTTCAGATTTCAGGGATGAGACTCTTCCAAAGGTTCGGGGGTTTGTGGCGGTTAGGGATCTTGAGACAGATGAATTGAAGTATCTTGATTTGTCTCAGGGGCTCGAATCAAACCAGCAAAATAAACAACTGTTTCACAGGCTTAATCTTGAATGCCTTACCCTCCGGACTGATCAGGATGAGGAACAATGGGCAAGGTTGCTATTAGAGTATTTTGATAAAAAATTAAGGAGAAGAAGTCGATTAAGAAAGTAA
- a CDS encoding AAA family ATPase codes for MINEVQEEDFEDIRYVNEKFLKVKKEVGKVIVGQEEMVDAIVIAIFSDGHILLEGFPGLGKTITVKTLSRVIDAKFQRVQFTPDLIPSDITGFELCDPETRRSTVQKGPVFTNLLLADEINRAPAKVQSALLESMQEKQVTIGRDTFKLEELFIVLATQNPIEISGTYLLPEAEIDRFMFKIKIDYPSFHEEKEIAERQVKDEDVVLDVVLNPDEIVSLRHFIAKKIPLHRESPILKYTTRIVRETRPNSGYNGFGNNTSAVNGLNVNNSVMYGASPRASIYLAKAARVCAFLSGSDIILPEHIHKMAYLVLRHRIILTHEAESQGIDPDDVIEEVLSRVPILESEQ; via the coding sequence TTGATTAATGAAGTCCAAGAAGAAGACTTTGAAGATATACGGTACGTCAACGAGAAATTCCTGAAGGTAAAAAAGGAAGTTGGCAAGGTCATAGTGGGGCAGGAAGAGATGGTTGATGCTATAGTTATTGCCATTTTTTCTGATGGTCACATCCTTTTAGAGGGTTTTCCTGGCTTAGGAAAGACTATTACTGTTAAAACGCTATCAAGGGTAATCGATGCAAAATTCCAGCGGGTTCAGTTTACACCTGATCTGATACCGAGTGATATTACGGGCTTTGAATTGTGTGATCCTGAGACCCGGAGAAGCACGGTTCAAAAAGGCCCGGTATTTACCAATTTACTCCTTGCAGATGAGATTAACCGGGCGCCTGCCAAAGTCCAGAGCGCTTTGCTTGAAAGTATGCAGGAAAAGCAGGTAACTATCGGAAGAGATACTTTTAAACTGGAAGAGTTGTTTATTGTGCTTGCAACACAAAATCCTATAGAAATTTCAGGTACATACCTCTTGCCTGAGGCTGAAATTGACAGGTTTATGTTTAAAATAAAGATCGATTACCCCTCTTTTCACGAAGAGAAGGAGATTGCGGAAAGACAGGTGAAAGATGAAGATGTCGTGCTGGATGTTGTTTTGAATCCGGATGAAATAGTTTCATTAAGGCACTTTATCGCAAAAAAGATTCCGTTACACCGGGAATCACCGATCTTAAAGTATACCACCCGTATTGTAAGAGAGACAAGGCCGAATTCGGGTTACAATGGTTTTGGCAATAATACATCTGCTGTGAATGGTTTGAATGTAAATAACTCGGTAATGTATGGAGCGTCACCTCGAGCTTCGATTTATCTGGCAAAAGCGGCTCGTGTCTGTGCATTTTTAAGCGGGAGTGATATCATACTGCCGGAGCACATTCACAAAATGGCATACCTCGTTTTGAGACACAGGATAATCTTGACCCACGAGGCCGAGTCACAGGGTATAGATCCAGACGATGTCATAGAGGAAGTATTGAGCAGGGTACCGATTCTGGAGTCTGAACAATAA
- a CDS encoding SemiSWEET transporter, producing MEWKIIGIIAAIGTTSGFIPQVIRGMRTKKLEDVSPLMYSFLLFGFTLWLFYGLHLKDIIIIGANVAAMLFSAFILILRYKYSKLGKK from the coding sequence ATGGAATGGAAGATTATCGGTATTATTGCAGCTATAGGAACCACTTCAGGCTTTATCCCTCAGGTAATAAGGGGAATGCGGACCAAAAAACTGGAGGATGTTTCCCCCCTGATGTACTCTTTTTTGCTCTTTGGCTTTACCTTGTGGCTCTTTTATGGTCTCCATCTGAAGGATATCATAATCATTGGGGCTAACGTGGCAGCCATGTTATTTAGTGCTTTTATCCTTATCTTGCGTTATAAATACTCTAAGTTGGGGAAAAAATAA
- the mtnP gene encoding S-methyl-5'-thioadenosine phosphorylase, giving the protein MSYAKIGIIGGSGLYNIDGLTDVENITVETPFGDASERFTVGVLEGKRVVFLPRHGSTHSILPGELNFRANIFGMKKLGVEQIIAVSAVGSMKKEIKPLDIVIPDQFIDRTRGRIDTFFGNGIVGHVSVADPVCPCLADTLYESAKKTGATVHKGGTYLCMEGPQFSTRAESHAYRQWGVSVIGMTNLQEAKLAREAEICYSTLALSTDYDCWYEEEEDVTADMVIQNLRKNVDTAKAIIKCALPHLAEERKCLCVNAARDAIITQKENVPSEVKEKLNIIFGKYL; this is encoded by the coding sequence ATGTCTTATGCAAAGATTGGGATAATCGGAGGAAGTGGATTATATAATATCGATGGACTTACCGATGTCGAGAATATTACCGTCGAAACCCCTTTCGGTGACGCATCTGAACGGTTCACGGTTGGAGTGCTTGAAGGAAAAAGAGTCGTATTTCTTCCACGTCATGGCAGTACACATAGTATACTGCCAGGAGAGTTAAACTTCCGGGCAAACATCTTCGGCATGAAGAAACTTGGAGTGGAGCAAATAATCGCTGTCAGTGCTGTCGGAAGCATGAAAAAAGAGATCAAGCCGCTTGATATCGTAATTCCTGACCAGTTTATCGACAGAACGAGGGGAAGAATTGACACCTTTTTCGGGAATGGCATTGTCGGACATGTAAGCGTTGCGGATCCCGTTTGCCCCTGCCTTGCAGATACCCTTTACGAATCAGCAAAAAAAACAGGTGCAACCGTACACAAAGGAGGAACTTACCTGTGCATGGAAGGACCTCAATTCTCAACAAGAGCAGAGTCTCACGCTTACCGCCAATGGGGAGTAAGCGTGATAGGCATGACAAACCTCCAAGAGGCAAAGCTTGCCCGTGAAGCAGAGATATGCTACAGCACACTCGCACTCTCCACTGACTATGATTGCTGGTATGAAGAGGAGGAAGACGTTACTGCCGACATGGTCATACAAAATCTTCGTAAAAACGTTGATACCGCCAAGGCTATTATCAAGTGTGCACTCCCCCACCTTGCAGAGGAGAGAAAATGTCTGTGTGTCAATGCAGCAAGAGATGCAATTATAACTCAAAAAGAGAATGTTCCAAGTGAGGTAAAGGAAAAACTGAACATTATCTTTGGGAAATATCTTTAG